The following coding sequences lie in one Mesorhizobium sp. NZP2298 genomic window:
- a CDS encoding substrate-binding protein has translation MISRRTILKSGGAAAAFAMVGAPSILRAADTVKVGLSIPITGLQAILGETLLNCYKLAAAELNAANGIGGRQVELFIEDNQTTTKGAIDKARKLLNEDKVDVIMGTIISPERSATLSVTSKAKKLFFYPTNFEGGECNRYFVATGPIPMQQVDPMMPWVAENLGKTIYIMASDYAWPQKMTEAITAAYEKAGGKIIGADYYPFGTTDFGPAFQKIKSLKPDVVWSMVVGNDAVTQLKQYRSFDIKQPLIAPLDEVFNKDALPPGVAAGTYAPQPYWMALDNPVNKKFISSFREKFGQEKMVNGIGEAGYNGLHLYALAAEKAGSLKDDDVLKALPTIEFDAPQGKIRVDASNNHTLCHSYVGKAAADGISYEIVKDFGTIAPVTPYCKV, from the coding sequence ATGATAAGCAGAAGAACGATCCTGAAATCCGGCGGCGCTGCCGCCGCCTTCGCCATGGTCGGCGCGCCATCGATCCTGCGCGCCGCCGACACCGTCAAGGTCGGGCTGTCGATCCCGATCACCGGCCTGCAGGCAATCCTCGGCGAGACGCTGCTCAATTGCTACAAGCTCGCCGCCGCCGAACTCAACGCCGCCAACGGCATCGGCGGCCGCCAGGTCGAACTGTTCATCGAGGACAACCAGACCACCACCAAGGGCGCCATCGACAAGGCACGCAAGCTCCTCAATGAGGACAAGGTCGACGTCATCATGGGCACGATCATCTCGCCCGAGCGCAGTGCGACGCTGTCGGTGACGTCGAAGGCCAAGAAGCTGTTCTTCTACCCGACCAATTTCGAGGGCGGCGAGTGCAACCGCTACTTCGTCGCGACCGGCCCGATCCCGATGCAGCAGGTCGACCCGATGATGCCGTGGGTAGCCGAGAACCTCGGCAAGACCATCTACATCATGGCCTCGGACTATGCCTGGCCGCAGAAGATGACCGAGGCGATCACGGCTGCCTACGAGAAGGCCGGCGGCAAGATCATCGGCGCCGACTACTATCCGTTCGGCACCACGGATTTCGGCCCGGCCTTCCAGAAGATCAAGTCGCTGAAGCCCGATGTCGTCTGGTCGATGGTGGTCGGCAACGACGCTGTCACCCAGCTCAAGCAGTATCGCAGCTTCGACATCAAGCAGCCGCTGATCGCGCCGCTCGATGAGGTCTTCAACAAGGACGCGCTGCCGCCCGGCGTCGCCGCCGGCACCTACGCGCCGCAGCCGTACTGGATGGCGCTCGACAATCCGGTCAACAAGAAGTTCATATCGAGCTTCCGCGAAAAATTCGGCCAGGAAAAGATGGTCAACGGCATCGGCGAGGCCGGCTATAACGGCCTGCATCTCTATGCGCTGGCCGCCGAGAAGGCCGGATCGCTGAAGGACGACGATGTGCTCAAGGCGCTGCCGACGATCGAGTTCGACGCGCCGCAAGGCAAGATCCGCGTCGATGCCTCCAACAACCACACGCTCTGCCATTCCTATGTCGGCAAGGCGGCGGCCGACGGCATCAGCTACGAGATCGTCAAGGATTTCGGCACCATCGCGCCGGTCACGCCCTACTGCAAGGTGTAG
- a CDS encoding dipeptidase, whose translation MTVSNAARAIFDSEIIWDAHSGFMPDPAADLNNLQIWRDAGIDYLSIDVGFDLLPWEQTVRTLANFRHWILSNSKHYTLVSSVTEIRKAKAEGKLAITFDIEGMNALDGRIEMVEFYHQLGVRQILFAYNRNNLAGGGCHDVETSLTAFGREVIDEMNRLGMFVDVTHTGYRTSMEVMEYSNRPVIFSHSNPKALCGHGRNITDDQIKACARTGGIVAIVGLNRFLGEGRTDSERLADHIEYLVDLIGPRHVGIGLDYAFPVDVKGIDRIISDNPQFWPKSEYPEGATTYSAPGQMRELAEVLLRRGQSEQAVRDVMGGNFMRLATEIWK comes from the coding sequence GTGACCGTTTCGAATGCCGCCCGGGCAATTTTTGACAGTGAAATCATTTGGGACGCGCATTCCGGCTTCATGCCGGATCCGGCGGCGGACCTGAACAATCTGCAGATCTGGCGCGATGCCGGCATCGACTATCTGTCGATCGACGTCGGCTTCGATCTGTTGCCCTGGGAGCAGACTGTCAGGACGCTGGCGAATTTCCGCCACTGGATCCTTTCCAATTCCAAGCACTACACTCTGGTCTCCTCGGTCACGGAAATCCGCAAGGCCAAGGCCGAGGGCAAACTCGCGATCACCTTCGACATAGAGGGCATGAACGCGCTCGACGGCCGCATCGAGATGGTGGAGTTCTATCACCAGCTCGGCGTGCGCCAGATCCTGTTTGCGTACAACAGGAACAATCTGGCCGGCGGCGGTTGCCACGATGTCGAGACCAGCCTGACAGCGTTCGGCCGCGAGGTCATCGACGAGATGAACCGTCTCGGCATGTTTGTCGACGTCACGCATACCGGCTACCGCACTTCAATGGAGGTCATGGAGTATTCCAACCGGCCGGTCATCTTCTCGCACTCCAACCCCAAGGCGCTTTGCGGCCACGGCCGCAACATCACCGACGATCAGATCAAGGCCTGCGCGCGCACCGGCGGCATTGTCGCGATTGTCGGGCTCAATCGTTTCCTCGGCGAAGGCCGGACGGATTCGGAGAGGCTGGCCGACCACATCGAATATCTCGTCGATCTGATCGGCCCGCGCCATGTCGGCATCGGGCTGGACTACGCTTTCCCGGTCGACGTCAAGGGCATCGACCGCATCATCTCCGACAACCCGCAATTCTGGCCCAAGAGCGAATATCCGGAAGGCGCTACGACCTACTCGGCCCCTGGCCAGATGCGCGAACTGGCCGAAGTCCTGCTGCGTCGTGGCCAATCGGAGCAGGCAGTGCGCGACGTCATGGGCGGCAATTTCATGCGGCTGGCGACCGAGATCTGGAAGTAG
- a CDS encoding acetolactate synthase large subunit, translated as MTKGSDLFVAALENEGVERIFGIPGEENLDIVESIRRSSIQLILTRHEQAAAFMAATYGRLTGKPGVCITTLGPGALNLTTGAAYALLGAMPMIMITGQKGILSSRQARFQIVDIVAAMKPLTKLSRQIVSPKMIPSLVREAFRVAQEERPGPVHLELPEDIAAAQCDPVALVPTHPVDLPIAGADALHRAARMIMEAKRPLLMFGAAASRPRVTPDIAQFVLRTQIPYFTTQMGKGTVPGGTELYMGTAALSERDYVHEAIEQADLIITIGHDTVEKPPFIMGTNGPKVIHVGYHSADVEQVYFPQAEIVGDLGPSLALLADRVEGKIPNAQALLPLREGILSRIAARATEDRFTPQRIVHDVRAVMPADGILALDNGMYKIWFARNYRTRMANTLLLDNALATMGAGLPSAMMAALLYPQRRVMAICGDGGFMMNSQELETAVRLKLNLVVLLLEDHAYGMIRWKQAVDEFPDFGMTFGNPDFVKYAEAYGARGTRVGEIAQLRPALEQAFAGGGVHLVVVPIDYSENTRVLVDELRERLPAPQKP; from the coding sequence ATGACAAAGGGTTCGGATCTGTTCGTGGCGGCCCTCGAAAACGAAGGGGTCGAGCGGATTTTCGGCATTCCGGGCGAGGAGAACCTGGATATCGTCGAATCCATCCGCCGCTCGTCGATCCAGTTGATCCTGACCCGCCACGAGCAGGCGGCGGCCTTCATGGCCGCTACCTACGGCAGACTCACGGGCAAGCCGGGCGTGTGCATCACCACGCTTGGCCCGGGCGCGCTCAATCTGACGACCGGCGCGGCCTATGCGCTGCTCGGCGCGATGCCGATGATCATGATTACCGGCCAGAAGGGCATCCTGTCATCGCGGCAGGCGCGCTTCCAGATCGTCGATATCGTCGCTGCGATGAAGCCGCTGACCAAGCTGTCGCGCCAGATCGTCTCGCCCAAGATGATCCCCTCGCTGGTGCGTGAGGCCTTCCGAGTCGCGCAGGAGGAGCGTCCAGGTCCGGTGCATCTGGAATTGCCGGAAGACATAGCGGCGGCCCAGTGCGATCCGGTCGCGCTGGTGCCGACGCATCCGGTCGACCTGCCCATTGCCGGCGCGGACGCGCTGCATCGGGCTGCCCGGATGATCATGGAGGCGAAGCGTCCGCTGTTGATGTTCGGCGCGGCGGCGTCGCGCCCGCGCGTGACCCCGGATATCGCTCAGTTCGTGCTGCGCACACAGATACCCTATTTCACCACACAGATGGGCAAGGGGACCGTGCCTGGCGGCACCGAACTCTATATGGGGACGGCGGCGCTCTCGGAGCGCGACTACGTGCACGAGGCCATAGAACAGGCCGATCTGATCATCACCATCGGCCACGATACGGTCGAGAAACCGCCCTTCATCATGGGCACCAACGGCCCGAAGGTGATCCATGTCGGCTATCACTCAGCCGATGTCGAGCAGGTCTATTTCCCGCAGGCCGAGATCGTCGGCGACCTTGGCCCCTCTCTGGCGCTGCTGGCCGACCGCGTCGAAGGCAAGATCCCCAATGCACAGGCCTTGCTGCCGCTGCGTGAAGGCATTTTGAGCCGCATCGCCGCGCGCGCCACCGAGGACCGCTTCACGCCGCAACGCATCGTGCATGACGTGCGCGCCGTGATGCCGGCGGACGGGATCCTCGCTCTCGACAACGGCATGTACAAGATCTGGTTCGCGCGCAATTACCGCACGCGCATGGCAAACACGCTGCTGCTCGACAATGCGCTGGCCACCATGGGCGCCGGCTTGCCGTCGGCGATGATGGCGGCACTGCTCTATCCCCAACGCCGCGTCATGGCCATTTGCGGCGACGGTGGCTTCATGATGAACAGCCAGGAACTGGAGACCGCCGTCCGGCTCAAGCTAAACCTTGTCGTCCTGCTGCTCGAAGACCATGCCTATGGCATGATCCGCTGGAAGCAGGCGGTCGACGAGTTCCCGGATTTCGGCATGACCTTCGGCAACCCTGATTTCGTCAAATACGCCGAGGCCTATGGCGCCAGGGGAACCAGGGTCGGCGAGATCGCCCAATTGCGGCCGGCGCTGGAGCAGGCCTTTGCCGGCGGTGGCGTGCATCTCGTCGTCGTGCCCATCGACTATTCCGAAAATACCAGGGTGCTTGTCGACGAACTGCGCGAGCGGCTGCCGGCGCCACAGAAGCCCTGA
- a CDS encoding alpha/beta hydrolase family protein → MQRDFRSSVEFEAVHGFYSDLLGAPGHVFGGRSLCGHHGAGQLHFIGHSFEGTIEDGPASRLYQVARGGGPLKRLSEKEARQIRLSPDGSRLAFACQGDGPATDLIEIWSDSAVVVSAALQGRIEQLDWSPDGKKLLLVVAGTAADLAGIHGGYAQKQQAEAVAWLPEVRLGEGEDLWRRIWIWDLEGAARPLTASPLNVWEASWFGNNSIAALVSDDHSEGSWYRAHLALVDAGSGSARTIHTPKDQIGCVRGGPGGDKVAFVQAFCSDRGLVAGLLSILDLKTGAVVIADTPGIDVTSVEWRSATVIHFAGAGGPETVSGDFSLDRAIATHHWASRELTHGEWVPASYPIGDRGSLFIAESWSRAPFLAEEMDGSIVELASLAAPGAAKTMAACGAVEPFEWSAPDGLTIQGWLVRPSGATTPTPLLVDVHGGPVSAHRNRWLGRSRAGAILVSRGWTILFPNPRGSTGRGDDFARAVKGDMGGADARDIISGVDALVARGLVDATRVAVTGTSYGGFMSAWLPSQSDRFAAAVPISPVGDWYSQHRTSQIPEFDEIMLTTSPWQSGGEYFSRSPAFHKQKKIVPSLIMAGAIDKSTPPGQAEECHFAALRSGAPSALVIYPKAGHSLRGYPEYIDSAARILWWLERHIGPACGTAPSVKGEQKR, encoded by the coding sequence ATGCAACGGGATTTTCGCTCCTCGGTGGAATTCGAAGCCGTCCACGGCTTCTACAGCGATCTTCTGGGCGCCCCCGGCCACGTCTTCGGCGGCCGCTCGCTGTGCGGCCATCATGGCGCGGGACAACTCCATTTCATCGGCCACAGTTTCGAGGGAACGATCGAGGATGGACCCGCGAGCAGGCTCTACCAGGTCGCACGCGGTGGCGGTCCGCTCAAACGGCTGAGCGAAAAGGAAGCGCGGCAGATCCGTTTGTCGCCTGACGGGTCGCGGCTCGCATTCGCCTGCCAGGGTGACGGTCCCGCGACGGACCTGATCGAGATATGGTCCGACAGTGCCGTTGTCGTGAGTGCCGCCCTGCAAGGGCGCATCGAACAGCTTGACTGGTCGCCGGATGGCAAGAAACTTCTTCTGGTGGTTGCCGGAACCGCGGCCGACCTTGCCGGTATCCACGGCGGCTATGCCCAGAAACAACAGGCGGAAGCCGTCGCCTGGCTGCCCGAGGTTCGGCTGGGCGAGGGCGAGGACCTTTGGCGCCGCATATGGATCTGGGATCTCGAAGGTGCCGCCCGCCCGCTCACCGCCTCGCCGCTGAATGTCTGGGAAGCGAGCTGGTTCGGCAATAACAGCATTGCCGCCCTGGTCAGCGACGATCACAGCGAGGGCAGCTGGTATAGGGCGCACCTGGCGCTGGTCGACGCCGGCTCGGGCTCCGCGCGGACGATCCATACGCCAAAGGACCAGATCGGCTGCGTCAGGGGCGGTCCGGGCGGAGACAAGGTCGCCTTCGTCCAGGCATTCTGCAGCGATCGCGGGCTGGTCGCGGGCCTGCTTTCCATCCTTGATCTGAAAACCGGCGCGGTTGTAATTGCCGACACGCCGGGCATCGATGTGACATCGGTCGAATGGCGTTCGGCAACGGTCATCCATTTTGCTGGTGCTGGCGGCCCAGAAACCGTGAGCGGCGATTTCTCGCTCGACCGTGCGATCGCGACGCATCATTGGGCGTCGCGCGAACTCACCCATGGCGAGTGGGTGCCCGCGTCTTACCCGATCGGGGACAGGGGCTCGCTGTTCATCGCCGAATCCTGGTCGCGCGCGCCGTTCCTGGCCGAAGAGATGGATGGCTCCATTGTTGAACTGGCCTCGCTGGCCGCGCCCGGTGCTGCCAAGACGATGGCCGCCTGCGGCGCGGTCGAACCTTTCGAGTGGAGTGCGCCGGACGGGCTGACGATCCAGGGCTGGTTGGTGCGGCCGTCTGGCGCGACGACCCCGACGCCGCTCCTGGTGGACGTTCATGGCGGGCCGGTTTCGGCGCACCGCAACCGCTGGCTTGGCCGTTCCCGCGCCGGCGCCATTCTTGTCAGCCGTGGCTGGACGATCCTGTTCCCGAACCCGCGTGGCAGCACCGGGCGCGGCGACGACTTTGCCCGTGCCGTCAAGGGCGACATGGGCGGCGCCGACGCGCGGGACATCATCAGCGGGGTCGACGCGCTGGTAGCGCGCGGGCTGGTCGATGCCACGCGCGTCGCCGTAACCGGCACCAGCTATGGCGGCTTCATGTCAGCCTGGCTGCCCTCGCAGAGCGACCGCTTCGCCGCGGCGGTGCCGATCTCTCCGGTTGGCGACTGGTATAGCCAGCACCGCACGTCGCAAATCCCTGAATTTGACGAGATCATGCTGACGACGTCGCCGTGGCAATCCGGCGGCGAGTATTTTTCGCGCAGCCCCGCCTTCCACAAGCAGAAGAAAATCGTGCCGTCGCTGATCATGGCCGGCGCCATCGACAAGAGCACGCCGCCGGGACAGGCCGAGGAATGCCATTTCGCGGCCCTGAGATCCGGAGCGCCGAGCGCTCTCGTCATCTATCCGAAGGCTGGGCACAGCCTGCGCGGTTACCCCGAATATATCGACAGCGCCGCGCGCATCCTGTGGTGGCTGGAAAGACATATCGGCCCTGCCTGCGGGACCGCGCCATCAGTGAAGGGAGAACAGAAGAGATGA
- a CDS encoding aromatic ring-hydroxylating oxygenase subunit alpha produces MQANTPNSQPIDQNEIVRLIDRQRQDWSLEQAFYTDPDIFALERDLWFPRQWVLVAHASEVPEKGRYIVRQLFDEEIIVVRFGDGEEDIAAYYNVCTHRGSRLCTKDGRGKLLVCPYHAWSFRLTGELQSRQDLPPSVDPEALGLHRVPSKSFGGLVFCGLDANSLPDIEPVAAGLTDGLRENGLDRARIVARKNYLTKANWKLVLENFLECYHCRPAHPEYYRVNGHVKVTATRDADKAVEWQNEIEAWHSAIGDAEFHKGAWQPGDLDTMPFAMHRKPIGSGRNTLSNTGEGVSCLMGGRSAYDGGESGFRLGRLSFASAANDYVTLFQMIPRSAMETDVILTWLVDKDADRDVDADAISWMWDVTTVQDKKITEDNADGILSRAYRPGPYTPLESQTSFFVQTYLSELRSLITGTRGAPASQWSAPAQLFASPKAACSTRL; encoded by the coding sequence GTGCAGGCCAACACACCGAACAGCCAGCCCATAGATCAAAACGAGATTGTCCGCCTGATTGACCGGCAGCGTCAGGACTGGTCCCTGGAACAGGCTTTCTATACAGATCCGGATATCTTCGCGCTGGAGCGGGATCTGTGGTTCCCGCGCCAATGGGTGCTTGTCGCCCACGCCAGCGAAGTGCCCGAGAAAGGGCGCTACATCGTGCGTCAGCTCTTCGACGAGGAGATCATCGTCGTGCGCTTCGGTGACGGCGAGGAGGACATCGCGGCCTATTACAACGTCTGCACCCATCGTGGCTCGCGGCTCTGCACCAAGGATGGCCGCGGCAAGCTTCTGGTCTGTCCCTATCACGCCTGGTCGTTCAGGCTGACCGGCGAACTGCAGTCGCGGCAGGATCTTCCGCCAAGCGTGGACCCGGAGGCGCTCGGGCTGCATCGCGTGCCCTCGAAAAGTTTCGGCGGCCTGGTGTTCTGTGGCCTGGACGCCAATTCCTTGCCCGACATCGAGCCTGTCGCGGCGGGGCTGACGGATGGGTTGCGCGAAAACGGCCTCGACCGGGCGCGCATTGTCGCCCGCAAGAACTACCTGACCAAGGCGAACTGGAAGCTGGTGCTCGAGAACTTCCTCGAATGCTACCATTGCCGGCCGGCGCATCCCGAATATTACCGCGTCAACGGCCATGTCAAAGTCACCGCGACCCGCGACGCCGACAAGGCGGTCGAGTGGCAGAATGAAATCGAGGCTTGGCACAGCGCCATCGGCGATGCCGAATTCCACAAGGGCGCATGGCAGCCGGGCGACCTCGACACCATGCCGTTCGCCATGCACCGCAAGCCGATCGGCTCGGGCCGCAACACCTTGTCCAATACGGGCGAGGGGGTCTCGTGCCTGATGGGCGGCCGCAGTGCCTATGATGGCGGCGAAAGCGGCTTCCGCCTCGGACGGCTGTCCTTCGCCAGTGCTGCCAACGACTATGTCACCCTGTTCCAGATGATACCGCGCAGCGCCATGGAGACGGACGTCATCCTGACCTGGCTCGTCGACAAGGACGCCGATCGGGACGTCGATGCCGACGCCATCAGCTGGATGTGGGACGTGACCACGGTGCAGGACAAGAAGATCACCGAGGACAATGCCGACGGCATCCTGTCGCGCGCCTACCGGCCGGGCCCCTATACGCCGCTGGAAAGCCAGACCTCCTTCTTCGTGCAGACCTATCTGTCGGAACTGCGCTCGCTGATCACCGGCACGCGCGGCGCACCGGCCAGCCAATGGTCCGCGCCGGCGCAGCTCTTTGCATCGCCCAAGGCGGCCTGCTCAACGCGCCTTTGA
- a CDS encoding NAD(P)/FAD-dependent oxidoreductase yields MSTNGNHTGGSNRHIAVIGGGIIGCSAAVHLLRSGVRQVTIIDAGQPGAATTGAGAGFVSHWSAGMIPLGEEGFQLQQYGLDFYRRLHEVGVEIGYRPNGTLIMALTEDGRERFVRPVLDSPYAPPEMQDLNAVQIGQKMQGLVDPARVHSAAYNPHGIQMDTTLAMKVLTGQIGELGGVFRNGTRVTAIQDAGDRVTIETDQGSIEADGAIVAAGAWNNQVIAGLGWQLPLLRVVATRIVTDNRGLPSTIPTVQCRELRLWLRETFGAVMWGTGRHYQPLYKTADSDIEPGQPHNLELMQATSEQELAELQTIFPPLRGSKIASWAQGVPCYTPDNSLVVGKVPGSDNVVIAGGDNESGVTHGPGLGRLACELALGQTPFVSPGRFRVDRYASDAFKSEAEVEAAMPAWGARHDASRFGREA; encoded by the coding sequence ATGAGCACAAACGGCAACCACACCGGAGGCAGCAACCGACATATCGCCGTGATCGGCGGTGGCATCATCGGCTGCAGCGCGGCCGTGCATCTGCTGCGGTCCGGCGTGCGCCAGGTGACCATCATCGATGCGGGTCAGCCGGGCGCGGCGACTACCGGCGCCGGTGCGGGTTTCGTCTCCCACTGGTCCGCGGGCATGATCCCGCTCGGCGAGGAGGGTTTTCAGCTTCAGCAGTACGGGCTCGATTTCTATCGCCGGCTGCACGAGGTCGGCGTCGAGATCGGCTACCGGCCGAACGGCACCTTGATCATGGCGCTGACCGAGGATGGACGCGAGCGCTTCGTGCGTCCGGTGCTGGACTCTCCCTACGCGCCGCCGGAAATGCAGGATCTGAACGCCGTGCAGATCGGCCAGAAGATGCAGGGCCTGGTCGATCCGGCGCGCGTCCATTCGGCGGCTTACAACCCGCACGGCATCCAGATGGATACTACCCTGGCGATGAAGGTGCTCACCGGCCAGATCGGCGAGCTTGGCGGCGTCTTCCGCAACGGGACGCGCGTCACCGCCATCCAGGATGCGGGCGACCGGGTAACGATCGAAACCGATCAGGGCAGCATTGAGGCCGATGGCGCGATCGTTGCCGCCGGCGCCTGGAACAACCAGGTGATCGCGGGACTTGGCTGGCAGCTGCCGCTGCTGCGGGTCGTCGCGACGCGCATCGTCACAGACAACAGGGGGTTGCCGTCGACCATCCCGACAGTCCAGTGTCGCGAGTTGCGGCTGTGGCTGCGCGAAACATTCGGCGCCGTCATGTGGGGCACCGGCCGGCACTATCAACCTCTCTACAAAACGGCCGACAGCGACATCGAACCCGGTCAGCCGCACAATCTGGAACTGATGCAGGCGACGTCCGAACAAGAGCTTGCGGAATTGCAGACGATCTTCCCGCCGCTGCGCGGTTCGAAGATCGCGAGTTGGGCGCAAGGCGTGCCGTGCTACACACCCGACAACAGCCTCGTGGTCGGCAAGGTCCCCGGCAGCGACAATGTCGTGATCGCCGGCGGCGACAATGAGAGCGGCGTCACCCATGGCCCGGGCCTTGGCCGGCTCGCCTGCGAACTCGCCCTCGGCCAGACCCCGTTCGTGTCGCCCGGACGCTTCCGTGTCGACCGTTACGCCTCCGATGCCTTCAAGTCGGAAGCCGAGGTCGAGGCCGCCATGCCGGCCTGGGGCGCGCGCCACGACGCCTCAAGGTTTGGCCGCGAAGCCTGA
- a CDS encoding LysR family transcriptional regulator: protein MKTLKTSLPLLNAMVAFEAAARHGGLTPAAQELNIAQSAVSRHVANLERQLSVELFTRQGNRVAITGAGMALAEAIREGLTTIRQAVEELTEHDSDTFVVGCSHDLAQAWLMPRFGLITSLVADGRVLLQTSNDYRDFDQPEVALSIRFGEPEQWPDLVAEKLFDGEWYPVCAPAFLARHPALATEEPETFLDVPLLHQATPPRAIDSWQSWIGTDRKLEGPRFTSYMSMIHETIAGRGAALAWAGFADEQLRRGQLIRLTKASRRHAGSFHIVMRKNAGPLVRSVAQALLGSVGTT from the coding sequence GTGAAAACCCTCAAGACGTCACTTCCGCTTCTGAACGCCATGGTCGCCTTCGAGGCGGCCGCGCGGCATGGCGGCCTGACACCCGCCGCGCAGGAACTCAACATCGCGCAATCCGCGGTCAGCCGCCACGTCGCCAATCTCGAGAGGCAACTTTCGGTCGAACTGTTCACGCGTCAGGGCAACCGCGTCGCCATTACCGGAGCCGGCATGGCGCTGGCCGAAGCGATCCGCGAAGGGCTAACGACCATCAGGCAAGCGGTGGAGGAGTTGACCGAGCACGACAGCGACACATTCGTGGTCGGCTGCAGCCATGATCTGGCGCAAGCGTGGCTGATGCCCCGCTTCGGCCTGATCACTTCGCTTGTCGCCGATGGCCGCGTGCTGCTGCAGACATCCAACGACTACAGGGATTTCGACCAGCCTGAAGTGGCACTGTCGATCCGCTTCGGCGAACCCGAACAATGGCCTGATCTTGTTGCGGAAAAGCTGTTCGACGGAGAATGGTATCCTGTCTGCGCGCCCGCTTTCCTGGCCCGGCATCCGGCGCTTGCGACGGAAGAGCCGGAGACTTTCCTTGACGTGCCGCTGCTGCATCAGGCGACGCCGCCCAGGGCGATCGACAGCTGGCAATCGTGGATCGGAACCGACCGCAAGCTCGAAGGGCCCAGGTTCACGAGCTATATGTCGATGATACACGAGACCATCGCCGGGCGCGGCGCGGCACTGGCCTGGGCCGGCTTCGCCGACGAGCAGCTTCGCCGCGGCCAACTCATCCGTTTGACCAAGGCCTCGCGTCGCCACGCCGGCTCCTTCCACATCGTGATGCGGAAGAATGCCGGTCCGCTGGTCAGGTCGGTGGCGCAGGCGCTGCTTGGCAGCGTCGGCACCACCTGA
- a CDS encoding ABC transporter substrate-binding protein yields MSIFTDTRVSRRSLLAGAGAFGLASMVNPKISWSADGPILKVRSYSDIQTLDPCFRLAAPEGDITSVIFAGLVVTTPGESWGWRPMAAETITQLDPLTVAFKLRDNIGFTDGYGQMTAEDVKFSIERIADPANKSPYSGDWATLKEVEVKDKLSGIIHLKQAFAPLWTSTLPTPSGTILSKKAITELGGKLGVKPVAQSGPYILKEWLPKQRTVLVRNPDWKYEPGGFAEIHIHPIEDEKTGELGYEAGDLDYTWTAVSSISRLKQTPPPKTKVVEKPSLAFVWLGMNQDVAPFNNPNMRRAVQYAVDRKAVVDAAYFGAAATATGIIAPGLPGHREKNLFDYDPDRARDMIAKEGLAGTTITLDILNKTERLTAAQVVQSNLQDVGLNVEIKQNDSGTFWTLGAKEGDYWKKLQMIISRFSMQPDPSWATAWFTRDQIGVWNWERFSSEEFDKLNAEGMVELDPAKRDVIYKKLQDLMEENGNYVFLTHEVTGVMYRDSVVAGLKPNGEPVFTDFKPA; encoded by the coding sequence ATGTCCATTTTTACCGACACCAGGGTTTCGCGACGCAGCCTGCTGGCTGGAGCCGGAGCCTTTGGTCTTGCCTCGATGGTCAATCCGAAAATCTCCTGGTCGGCCGATGGCCCGATCCTGAAGGTGCGCTCATACTCCGACATCCAGACGCTCGACCCCTGCTTCCGGCTGGCCGCGCCCGAAGGCGATATCACCAGCGTCATTTTCGCCGGGCTCGTCGTCACCACGCCTGGCGAGAGCTGGGGCTGGCGGCCGATGGCGGCCGAGACGATCACGCAGCTCGACCCGCTGACGGTCGCCTTCAAACTGCGCGACAATATCGGCTTCACCGACGGCTATGGCCAGATGACCGCGGAAGACGTCAAATTCTCGATCGAGCGCATCGCCGACCCGGCCAACAAGAGCCCCTATTCAGGCGACTGGGCGACGCTCAAGGAAGTCGAGGTCAAGGACAAGCTCTCTGGCATCATCCATCTCAAGCAGGCATTCGCGCCGCTGTGGACATCCACCTTGCCGACGCCGTCCGGGACCATCCTGTCCAAGAAAGCCATCACCGAACTCGGCGGCAAGTTGGGCGTCAAGCCGGTTGCGCAGTCGGGCCCCTACATACTGAAGGAATGGCTGCCCAAGCAGCGCACGGTGCTGGTGCGCAACCCTGACTGGAAGTACGAGCCGGGCGGCTTTGCCGAGATCCACATCCATCCGATCGAGGACGAGAAGACAGGCGAACTCGGCTACGAGGCCGGCGATCTCGACTACACCTGGACCGCGGTCTCCTCGATCTCGCGGCTGAAACAGACGCCGCCGCCGAAGACCAAGGTCGTCGAGAAGCCGTCGCTGGCCTTCGTCTGGCTGGGCATGAACCAGGATGTCGCGCCGTTCAACAATCCGAACATGCGCCGCGCGGTGCAATATGCCGTGGACCGCAAGGCGGTCGTCGATGCGGCCTATTTCGGCGCGGCCGCCACCGCAACCGGCATCATCGCGCCCGGCCTGCCCGGCCACCGCGAGAAGAACCTCTTCGACTACGATCCGGACCGCGCCCGCGACATGATCGCCAAGGAGGGGCTCGCCGGCACCACGATCACGCTCGACATCCTCAACAAGACCGAGCGCCTGACCGCCGCTCAGGTCGTGCAGTCGAACCTGCAGGATGTCGGCCTCAACGTCGAGATCAAGCAGAACGACAGCGGCACCTTCTGGACGCTCGGCGCCAAGGAAGGCGACTACTGGAAGAAGCTGCAGATGATCATCAGCCGCTTCTCCATGCAGCCGGATCCAAGCTGGGCCACCGCGTGGTTCACACGCGACCAGATCGGCGTCTGGAACTGGGAGCGTTTCTCCAGCGAGGAATTCGACAAGCTCAATGCCGAGGGCATGGTCGAACTCGATCCGGCCAAGCGCGATGTCATCTACAAGAAGCTGCAGGACCTGATGGAGGAAAACGGCAACTACGTCTTCCTCACCCACGAAGTCACCGGCGTCATGTATCGCGACTCGGTCGTGGCCGGCCTGAAGCCGAACGGTGAACCAGTGTTCACCGATTTCAAACCGGCATGA